Part of the Drosophila santomea strain STO CAGO 1482 chromosome 2L, Prin_Dsan_1.1, whole genome shotgun sequence genome is shown below.
taatttatttttttcaatgATTTCATAAGCTCGGTAAAATTGCTAGAAAAAGGCCGAGTTGGCAGCACTGCTGGCACAGAGCGCGCGTGCTCGCtcttcgtttctttttgaGCTCTTGTTTAGTTAGTCAACTCTCCAAAGAACGCGTCGCGTGCTGTTTAATTTCTGTAGTAAGCGCCATTCATCGTTTTTCACTCGCCGCCGCTGGTCCGTTTTTCCGCTGGTTTTCCTGCAATTCCACAAtcgaaaaaatgaaataaattcaaatccctaataaaataaacaattttgtgatcaaataaaaggaaaatcaaCATCTACAGAGGGAGACGGCGAtacgagagagagagcgagcgaaTCAAGTAAGTTTTCGACTAACGGTGACTGTGGCAATGTGTACGTGCAAGCGTGTTTGTGAGGTGAGACTCGTAGTAAAATTTTCCGCGTaaaattgaaagcaaattgaaaagcTCACGAGAGAGTTTGCAAATAGTGGCAAAACTTAGAAGAaagtaatacaaaatattaactTATAGAACATGTGTGTGTACAAAGCGAAGATCTTTAAACAATACGaaacaaaagtaagaaaataatctgtaaatttgtaattgtaatgtaatgtttttttgttcATAAATAATAGTAACCATTTCCAACCGTTAAGGCTCATAATTTATTGTGCTTTCTACActaacattttattaattaaaccACACAGTTTGTGAATAAAAAGTTACATGAAGTTTATAAGAAACAATAAATTGAGAAAACTGCCTCGAGCAGCCGAAAAACCAGTTCGTGCGTAGTTTCCCATGTCATGTTTTCCCCATGTTTTCCACATTCGGTGGCGAAAAGCAAGCTCCAAACAATTTCCCATATCATCGTTGCAACTTTTTTGCCGTACCTCCTTCACCTCCCCTGCGTTTTCTTCTCTCCCTTTACTCGCCTCTTCTTTTTGCTGCCACACGTTACTACTCATAGACACGAATATATAGGCATATAGTCTTTGGAATAGGAACCTGCCCGCACCAGCTGCTTCTTCTTTCGTCTATAAGCAGCAAGGTGCGCGACAAAACTGTAGGTCGGCGGAATGTTATCTGAAAAATCCGGCTGCTAATTGGCCTTTGATTGCATTTCCTACTGTTTTGTTGTCAGCTGATCATGATCTTAAGTCTATATTAAGTATGTATTTTGTAAAGAGATTACAGAGGTTACGCAAATGCACAGAACATCATATTAATCGCTAAATACAcgttattttaaaaatatgcatatgcacGTGTAGTGCATAGCCATGACAATGATTTAATGCTATTTAATCGTGCAGAGGCCTTTCATTTTTGTTCGGCACCTTGTGCTCCGCTGTTGGAGGCACGAGTTGAGCGCGCATGTACAAAAGCAAGCAGCGCTACGTCAGTCCCCCTGCCCCCCGCCATTTTCCATGGGCGCCCACACGGGCATCATAGCCCAGCCACATCCAAAGTGTAGTAAGTGCACTTTGTGAGTGCGGCCAGGGTTGCCAGGCAAGCGCGATTTGcgcaattgcaattgttgggTGGGAATGGGCGAGGAATTCAATGAATGGGAAAACAAGCTGCACACAAAAGAAAATCACTCAAAAGAAATTTGCAGGGAATGTTAATTTCGCGCAGCTAATTACTACACGCCGATTATCCACAATCAATTATAGTCCGCAACTTTTGCAATTAAACAAGTCTTACATTGTTGTGCAATAAGATAGTAGGTCGAATGCAGTTTAAAGCTTATTCAAGTAACTATGTAGTTATTATTTGTTACAATTCAATTTACTATTTTGCTATCTCTGGCTCCCATTGCATTGAAGAGTTCTGCGGCTGGATATACATTCTGCAACTCtaatcatttattattttcatttaaatgtatacatttattttaattaccaaGTTATATTCCCTGAcgttcccaaaaaaaaaaatttatttaatttaatttaattatgctgCTCAAGTcccaaattgaattaaatttagTTCGCCCCGCGTGCATGTGGTAACCCTGGAATTGCAAGAGAATCGTGGGTTGCACGCAGTGGAGAATAGGCTTTGGGCAAGGGGAGTGCGGGCATCTCTCCAGCGCCAGCGCAGAGATTTTGATTTTCAGAGACTTGGAGACACATTGCCACATTGTGGTCGCAATGGCTTTTCAGTTGGAGCGCAACGTTAGCCGGTGACGGGCGGTGGGCTGTAGCGAATATACCCGATATATACCCGATACACACAGTAACACCGTAGTAACCAGCAAAGTCAGCAGGCGTAGGCGGATCCAAAACAGTTGCACAACTGCATTTTGCCAGGAAATTCGAAAATCGCCAATGTGCAGTACTTAAGCTAATGCCGCCGAATGTTTGAAAACCATTTTCGATGGGTTAAACGGCAGCAAAGAGCCAAGCTTAACCCTTTGGTGGTGCGGTGTGcctgttgtgttttttttttatttgcggATTTCGCGTCGTCTGGTTGCCGTTGCTGTTCCCGTGGCCgtgccaaaaaaaatcgatAATTCCGTGCTGTATAAGTTACGGCGAAAGGTGCGCGGATATTCCGTTCGGGATTTGAGTTCGGTTCGGATGATTTGAGGACCACAGCCAAGTGTGCGCGAAAGAGAGTGTGTGGCAGCCGAGAGATTGCAAATCACAATAAAACACTCGATGTTGCATATTCAAAACTCGAAACGGAGTTTTCTgcacataaaatataatcGTTTGTGATCAGTCAGATATCGGAATATTTGGAAATCATGCTGTAATACTTAAAAAACAGCTTctcaaaaccaaaaccaaagccgaaaagagagagagcaggAACTCTCTCACCGCTACCGTTACTCGTTGACTACGCATTTACAACCGAAGAGAGTGCGAGAGAACGTAAACGTGATTGAAATTTTTGCACAAAAGGGATGCGCCGCTTACGCTTTGCACGAGCGAGCGGAATTGCACGACGAAGCAGCGcgtaaaaataacaaacaaaaatacatGCGGAGGCGTATAAATAGAAACGGCGTGTAAAGCGCAACGGCACAAAAGTCGGTAGTATGTAGTAATAGTAGCGCGAACAGAAGGCGAACGAGAAGCACAAGCACGAGCAGAAACACAAGGGGGAGTAGAGGAATAACGAAGTCGACGTCGACTGCGGCGccgactgcgactgcggcgTCGTAGTAAGTTtgcgttgtgtgtgtgtgcgctgcGTGGGTGCATCGTTGTCGTTGTGTGCGTGTGGCATGTGAAACGAATAACAGCCAAAGCAGAAAATCATGATAAAGTTTGTCAGACAGAAAAATCGCGAAAATACACTGAGGGAATCGAAAAATTTTATGCGTAAAAAGGTGCGATACCTAAAACATACagtttataaataagttaagttAGTTGAAGTAGTTAAGGCAGTAAAAATAGTATGCTTTTGTTGTATAAATTGcgaaaaatgaattttataagcttgaaccaaagacattattataatgtctttgcttGAACATTtagtagtttttttttaaagaatagTGATAGATTTATCTTAAATGATTGATAGTTAATAAATAACGTTCATTTATTCTCCCGCAGCGTGAATCGAATGACTCTGGCACCGAATCTGATGGTGAACTCCTCGATGTGGAAAACCAACGTCACTTAGACGTGGATATGGAAACTAGTAAGTGATTAACAGCATCGCAATCCTTAAGATACATTTAAGAACTATACTATATTTTGTAATCTGTCAGGtgttgctggccaaaaaccaATAGCTTCTGCAATGATGTGTCACCAGCAGACGTCGTCATCCTGCGCCCATCTCATGTACGACCAGCACAGTTCCGAGGAGGAGTTGGAGGTGATCAATGGGCCGTCCTCGCAGGCGGGTCAGCATCCCGGTACGGCGGCCACGGGCTCATCGTGTGCCTCCCGGATCTCGAATCGCGGATGCACCTCCTCGCTGGACACGGAGGCGCCCTACGAGGAGCGGGCCACCACCTCCAACTCGAAGCGTTCCAGCTCCACGCTGATGGTGGAGAATCGCAAGCGATCGCTGGCCCACAGCTCCGACGATGAGGTGGGTTACCCTAGTAGTAACACACCCAGTATCAAAATCCATTTCAATCTAATCCTTTGATTATAATCCGATACAGTTGCGCAACTCGCTGGAGCCGATATTGACGCCCGTGAATTTTCGCACATCGCCGCCATTGGAGGCATTCAAGCCAAATCGTAGCCATATGATGTTCCGCTCCACAACGCCACTGATATTATCGGAGGCCCGATGTGGCAtcgaaaatattaaattatgtgATAATAGTGTAAACGAGGAGAATGGTGACAACGGCGGTGGcgtcggcggcggcggcggcgtgGCCAATAGCAGTAAGTGCGCCAAGATTGGTACAGGGAATGCCAGCGGAACGGGAGTGGCAACCggcaacggaaacggaaacggtGGCAACGAGAATGAACCGAGTGTGATCAAGGCGTGCAGCAGCTCGCTGAAGatgagcaacagcagccaccacATTTACCAGCCGCAGCCGAAGTATAGTTTCCACTACAACAGCTCGCGGAGCAGTCCGGCCAGCACCACTGGCCTGGATATGGAGGTGCGTTCGGTTAGTCCGCCGGCGAAACTGTTCCACTGCGCCATATCGCCCAGGCGGCGACCCAGTAACAATGCCAGTGGTACAGCAATATCACCATCGtcagcaacatcatcatcatcagccgccacagcaacaacaacgacacaCAATGCTGCCAATTCGAATTCCGCCGGAAATGCCGCCAATGTCACCGCCGTCGCCACCCAGAGACTGCAGCGACCGCATCGGCCGTGTTTAGATTTTGATAAGATGCAGCAGGTTAGTCTCTAATGCAGAGTACGCTAACACCAGAGCAGCAGCCGGAAAAGGATCGTCGCATTCGGATGGGGAGCAGGATGGTCAACGGAACGGGGGGCAAATCAAAGACTTTTTATACGAAccaacaaccacaacagcaGGCcgctgaaactgaaacagcaTGCGGAGGATAACCAGAGATATTAGGGGCTGGTAAAACACCCAGATTCTGGGAGCAGTTTCAACGATTCAGTTTCGAGGATAACCAGCAGCGGAAAATAtcatcaaatcaaattatataAATCTAAAGGTAATTCAAATTTtaacgcaaaccaaaaacacaaagaGACAAACCTAAAATTTACAATAGATGCAGCtattttttcacaattttaaaCTGAAAAACTGTAACAAAAACTGTAATGAACACAGGAACACGGATCGAAAGTTGAATAGGATGAACAATAGGATTATAGAAGCTCCGGGGTGTAAAGATCGAAAGTTGATGCTAAAGTGAATAACGCGGGGGGTGTAGAGAGGGAAAATCATATGCCAGCCGTATGATAGAATGGATCACAAgagttgattaaaaataagtataagGTAAAGCTCTGGGTGTAATGAATTAGATGATAAAAAGCCAGCCAGTGGAAACTGTGAACTGTAAATATTGTATTTGTGTggtaaaaaccaaaaaacttttgaagAATTGGCATGCCATCGATAAGCAGAGAATGCGAAATGTGGATGTagaatgtattttaatttttttaaaagccGACGATAAACACTTGTGGTGATGTGGCAGAAGACTCAAACTCGAAAAAAAGAGacaaattatatttctataaaaCGAAGGAAAGCTGAGAAAAGCGGAAGCGGCTAGGGGAAAGCGGGAAATTTGGGAAATTGGAAAGTATGAACGATGAAAtagcaaacagcaacaatgtGAAGCAACAATAGCAACTGAATTAATATGATATAAACAACAGACAAACAGAACCTTTTGTATGAGAAACGGGGGAGCcggaaaacgaaacgaaactgTCGCAGCGACAGTTGAAAAGCAGTAAAATTATGTGTTTAATGTACAACATAAAATAGCAAGCTATTTTATACACAATATTCAATTTATCCACATTTAAGAGAAACGATTAACGAAACCAAAAAGCTGCCATCAACACTCATGCATACGATTAATGCTCTTTAGTTTCACCAATATTGATTGTTGATTGCTTGGTGGACAGCTATTAAGCGCAACAACTAAACAACAATTGGCAAATGTTTGCAGGCTCATATGTGTATTAGTAAAGCATAATTACTACCCTACTTTGTCGCGTATATGAAGaatttaaacaaacaaaaaaaagttcaCAGCAAGTAAACCCCATATTCAATTCAAggaaaaaccaaatgaaacgcaaaaattaacaaactgaaaactgaaaactgaaaactgaaaagtaAAAACTAAAACCCAGTAATGTGTGCAACCATAGCAAAGCGAAAGTAAAAACGAAACATACTTTTTTAAGtaccatatatatgtaaaagcAAACAATGAGCGAAATATTCAACGTAAtgctaattttaaatcatatttACTAACGAACGGCAGGCTAAATTTCAGTTAACTCAATGACGAGTAGTCAATGAAATCGCAATGTTTCGTATGCTAATTTTCTCAATAACCAAACCATCTCATGCCCACTAAAAACGTTTCACACAACACCCCACACAATCACAATCAACACTTAAGACACTCGACACATTGAACCTACCAAAACAGCATAATCCACACCACCAAGACACCAAGAATCTAATGTTAATAATAATGCGGGGACTCGAAGCTGGAGGAGTTAGGATCAGGCTGGGAGATGCGAAGTGCAGATATGATATACTGATACTAGGAGTGCAGTTTTcgtaatttttaattaattaattaaagaaacAAGCAGGCGAGGATGAACAGATAACAGATGATCAGAAGAACagaattatattatatatgtgtaACAAAATGGGAGAATCGGAGGATATCATGGACTGAGCGTACATTAAAGCGTGGAAAAGATAGGAAGCTGGTGAAGCAACCAATACTAGGATTTTAGTTTATAAGCTCTAAAGCGATGGTAAGGAACAAAAATTACAGTGAGAGAATAGAACGGGCTAACAAATACggaaagcacacacaaaaaatctATGGAATGTATGGCTGCGGGGCGTTtatgttgaatatttttgagaaacaaaacaaaaagaattcaaaaaaagaaaaaaaagcgaaaaaaaccaattatgttgtaaacaaaaaatacaaagatTTCATTGCGTTTTGGGCCCCGCTGACAGGCGCCCAAACACTTGTGTTGTACATAGTTACATTattaataacaatatatatacttacTCATTAACAATTAAGTCGACGAACGGTACAAGTGCAAAAAATGAGAGACAAATGtgtgaaaaaacaaaaacatttgagaaaaaaaaaacgaattcAATGAAGATGACAAGATGAAAAcatggaaaataataaagaaatgcTCTGCAAtagaaaagtttttaatttgcatattcatTTCGCAGATATCACAAAGGAATTGGGTGGGACAGCAGTGCGCTGAGAACTACAAAAGATACTCCGTTTCAATATCTCAAGAAAATTTACAGATTTATTCGAAACTTGACTTTAAACGGGAATTTTCTTAAACttgattttcttctttctATAAATACTTACTACGATTATATACAGAACCTGTACAAAAGTGCGTACGATAGACTTAGACTTATACTACTTCGAAGAAACCTTGGCACAGCATGGCTATAAGCCCAGGAGTTTCTGCCCAGTTTGGTCGCGCATGGCGTCAGACTTATTGTTTTGGATGTTGGTGGCCACCTCGTCATCCTCTTCGATTGGCATTAGTTTGTTGCTTGCGACTGCCTTCTTCTTTTTAGCTTTTTCCGCAGGCGGTTGCGTTGTTCTGCTGGGATCGTGGATGCGTGAATGCCGCTTGAGATCGCCTGAGACACGGAATTTCTTTTCGCAGATGGAACACTCATACGGCCGCTCCCCCGTGTGCACTTTAATGTGGCTGAGCAAGTAGGAGCTGGCGCGGAAGGTCTTGTCACAATGCTGGCAAGCGTAGTTCTTCTCCCTGGTGTGAATTCTGCGGTGGACAACCAGCGAGTAGCGCCGGGAAAAACTCTTTCCACAAAACTCGCACATGTGCGCCTTGACGTCGCTGTGCCGCGAGATGAAGTGGTACTTTAGGTCACCCCACTGCCGAAACTGAAAGTCGCACTTGTCGCACTTGAAGGGTTTCACGCCGGAATCTGTGAAGGATCAAGGATTAGGTGGTAATCTTTGAAATATTCTGGCCAACGACTTACGTGTCCTTTCGTGAGCCTTCAGCGCACTCTGCGTGTAGAAGGATCTCTCGCAGCTGCCGCATTTGTGAGATCGCTGCTGATTGTGCGTGTACTGATGGTACTTAAGGGCATTGTACGAGTTGAAATCGCGGTTGCACTTGTCGCAGAAATGTTTCCTCCTCGTCTTGTTCTCTGTCTCCTCGGTTAAGCTCGTATCCAAGGCATCCATTTGGAAGCTTTCATTCGGCTCTTCAGCGTCGGGATCTCCTTCCTCAAACGACGAAGCTGGTCGGCTATCGGTCATATCGTCCTCTTCCAGCTTGAAGGCCTCATCTAATACTAGAGGGGATCGGCGCAGCTGCTCAATGGAGGAGTTGGCTGGGGGAACTGAGGGAATCGGTGGTGTTTGGCAGGCAGGTGGTGCAACTAACAGGGTTTGCTCATTGGGCTCACAGGCTTTGGACAGAGTTTTCTCCAGTTTTGCCTCCTCTTGTGGGTCCTCCTTCTCGGGACTAAGAAAATCGAGTGCCATGTGGTCGCTGACATGGGGATTCTCTTTCAGCAGTGGAGTAGCTGGTTCTGAAGACGCTGGCGGCGGCTCCCCTGGCAGCAGAAGAGCCGGAAATGTGATATCCCTGAAGTTGTTATTAAACCAGGGGGCTGTCATTCCGCTGGAGGTCAGTTCAAGATCCACCAGTTCATCGCAGGTGTCCTCTATGGACACCTTGTCCACCACATTGCGTATACCCTCGAGCATGTCTTCCGTGTCGCTGAACTCCACGTCGTCCACCACGGGTACAGAATTCGGAGTGCTGTTGGTGTTTACCACCACGGGATTCAGTTTGTCCGTGGCTTGTCCATGCAGCACCATATTCACTCCGACGTTGGCCACATCGTCCACATGGTGACCGATGTTGTGAAAGTTCTCAAAGTTCAGCTGCACATCCTGAAAAACCTGATCCAGTTTCGCCTGCTCCTGTTGCAGCTGTGCCAGGAATATAAGAAATGAGATTTTATCTTTAAGCTTTAGGCTTATAATTCCAACTAACCTTATCCTGGGCAGACAAGCCACACATGTCGAGGGGTTCCTtttgctggtgctgttgctggtgctgggAATCCTGAACCACCAGGCGCTGCTCCAGAACGGTGGGCTCGTAGTGCTGCTTCAGATGGGCGAAGAAGTCCAATTGGGTATGCACAGCGTAGCCGCATATTTCACAGCTATAGAGCGCAGAGGGGGCTACATCCTGGACGTGCTTGTGCTGGTGCTCCAGATCGGTATCTATGTTGCCCTTGAGCTTGCGCGAAATGCGTTTCTTGTGGGGCAGCACCTTGCGGGCGTTCGTGCAGGAGGCGTTGTTGTGCGCATAGAGGAGATCCTCGTCCTCGTGCAGACCCGTGGATACGTCGATGGGCACCGTGGGCTCAATGGCCAGGGCCGGAAAAGTGGGCTGTGCATCCGCCTGGTGGGGCACAACATCGTTTTCCGGCGATGATTTGTTTACAAACTGAAAGATGGTGTTGTGGAAATTGATCTCCGGCGTCAGCGATACCTTTTCCACATAGCCCACTCCGCTCTCGGAGTTCCCGGAGCTGGGATTCGTGCTCAGATTCGTGGGTCCTTCGGATTTGTAGGTATGATCTATCAGATCCATGATGAAGTGGTTCGCCAGCAGCGTCTGCAAATTGGTTGGGAACTTGTTAGTGCTCGCGCTTTCACTCGACACTTGGTCGCATGCCACTTACATGGTCGATGAACTGCTGGGTGTCCACTTCCTTGCGCTCCATTTTCCTGGAGTTTTtcttaaattcattaaaagcgaaaaaaacaGATGTTTACGTTTTGTAGCGATATTTGGTCGATAACACAGCACTTATCGTTCACAGTGCTGTGAAGGGTCGCAAGCTATGGCTGTTCAAGCGATAACAGTGCGCAAAAGCAAGCAGTTCGTGCACTGCTTAGGTGCTGTGGTTAAAAGCCGCGAACATTCAAACTCCATTCttatcatttttaaaatttcaagtTAATATTAAACGgttcttatttaattttttttttttaacgccATTTGATTAGAACCATTATTTTATCTATCAAACTATCAAACCATTTGGGTACACtccaaattttcaaaataaactaTGTTCTTCTGAAAAAACACTCAAACATTTGTCCACATTGTAAGAAGTTTATTTACTACATTTAGTTACCTCTAATTTTTGATAACCGATTAGTACCGCCGTTCTAGTTGCCACAAGTGCTTCAATTCGAAAACGATCGAAGTGTTTGTTATGATTTATGGTGAATCCCCCTCAAATTGCAGTTCGTGAAACATCAAAGTGCATTTGTTCTCGACGCTGAAAGTTTCCCACCCTCGTGACTTGTCAATCGCATCGCTAAGGTGTTCCAGACGGATTCCTCAAGGGATtccattgttattgttatgaTTCATGGGAATTCGTGTGCGTAATTATCCGATTTGATCTAAACACCATCGattggtatttatttttacacccATTCTTGGTGAGTCACTGGATGTGGAGATCAAAAAGCTGCACAGCCCAACTAATCCACCAATTTGTGGATTGTctaataattgtttattaaacattaataGACCATGGGCGAAGTGCTAAGCAGCCGTCGCTCGTCACATAAAATCGCCGAAAGAGTgttcataaaattttatgtaGTTTCTGTGGTTAGTCGCCACTTGAAGTCGAGCCTAAAAATACCAGAGGGTAACATATGGGATGCTCGCTCCCCTTGTTCCCCTTTTCACTCCAATTTTACTGGCCTAAGCCCTCTGATCCGTTTACCATAAATATGTTGATATATCACTGAGCAGGATTAGCTTCCTGTTTGCGGCCATATGGAGATTGAAACAGTTCCGCCGACTTGAGGGGCAACTGGGGGGAAACGGCTCGGATTATGTGGCACTTCAGAATGTGGAATATATATGAAGTGTTAATTTGTAATGGGAATGTTTATGGCACTGTTTGTTGTGGAACTTTATGTTCCAACCAATTGGTTGGTTTTGTGCAGCAATGGGGCAATTCCCAGAGGGTGACATTAATTTAGGGGTTTTCAATATGGCGACAGCTTATCATTCAACTAAAAATCTGTGGGGGACTTATAGAACATAGATTAAGGTAAagttttacaaattttaaaagatATTGGAAcaatttcttttgattttcttgtttattttcttaagGTCCTGGTCCCAAAACCTTCAATGtggttttgtattttttatcCGCTCCTTACTCTTTCAATTGTACTTTTATTGTGtgccataaaaatattgttttttcattagttgggaatgcaaattgtttgctttttggctCACAAATAAGTAACGCCCACCAGCTGCCCACCAGAGCCCTGGATCTAATCCATCCATCCA
Proteins encoded:
- the LOC120445126 gene encoding zinc finger imprinted 2; its protein translation is MERKEVDTQQFIDHTLLANHFIMDLIDHTYKSEGPTNLSTNPSSGNSESGVGYVEKVSLTPEINFHNTIFQFVNKSSPENDVVPHQADAQPTFPALAIEPTVPIDVSTGLHEDEDLLYAHNNASCTNARKVLPHKKRISRKLKGNIDTDLEHQHKHVQDVAPSALYSCEICGYAVHTQLDFFAHLKQHYEPTVLEQRLVVQDSQHQQQHQQKEPLDMCGLSAQDKLQQEQAKLDQVFQDVQLNFENFHNIGHHVDDVANVGVNMVLHGQATDKLNPVVVNTNSTPNSVPVVDDVEFSDTEDMLEGIRNVVDKVSIEDTCDELVDLELTSSGMTAPWFNNNFRDITFPALLLPGEPPPASSEPATPLLKENPHVSDHMALDFLSPEKEDPQEEAKLEKTLSKACEPNEQTLLVAPPACQTPPIPSVPPANSSIEQLRRSPLVLDEAFKLEEDDMTDSRPASSFEEGDPDAEEPNESFQMDALDTSLTEETENKTRRKHFCDKCNRDFNSYNALKYHQYTHNQQRSHKCGSCERSFYTQSALKAHERTHSGVKPFKCDKCDFQFRQWGDLKYHFISRHSDVKAHMCEFCGKSFSRRYSLVVHRRIHTREKNYACQHCDKTFRASSYLLSHIKVHTGERPYECSICEKKFRVSGDLKRHSRIHDPSRTTQPPAEKAKKKKAVASNKLMPIEEDDEVATNIQNNKSDAMRDQTGQKLLGL
- the LOC120445135 gene encoding probable serine/threonine-protein kinase DDB_G0272282 isoform X2, yielding METSVAGQKPIASAMMCHQQTSSSCAHLMYDQHSSEEELEVINGPSSQAGQHPGTAATGSSCASRISNRGCTSSLDTEAPYEERATTSNSKRSSSTLMVENRKRSLAHSSDDELRNSLEPILTPVNFRTSPPLEAFKPNRSHMMFRSTTPLILSEARCGIENIKLCDNSVNEENGDNGGGVGGGGGVANSSKCAKIGTGNASGTGVATGNGNGNGGNENEPSVIKACSSSLKMSNSSHHIYQPQPKYSFHYNSSRSSPASTTGLDMEVRSVSPPAKLFHCAISPRRRPSNNASGTAISPSSATSSSSAATATTTTHNAANSNSAGNAANVTAVATQRLQRPHRPCLDFDKMQQVSL
- the LOC120445135 gene encoding uncharacterized protein LOC120445135 isoform X1 yields the protein MIKFVRQKNRENTLRESKNFMRKKRESNDSGTESDGELLDVENQRHLDVDMETSVAGQKPIASAMMCHQQTSSSCAHLMYDQHSSEEELEVINGPSSQAGQHPGTAATGSSCASRISNRGCTSSLDTEAPYEERATTSNSKRSSSTLMVENRKRSLAHSSDDELRNSLEPILTPVNFRTSPPLEAFKPNRSHMMFRSTTPLILSEARCGIENIKLCDNSVNEENGDNGGGVGGGGGVANSSKCAKIGTGNASGTGVATGNGNGNGGNENEPSVIKACSSSLKMSNSSHHIYQPQPKYSFHYNSSRSSPASTTGLDMEVRSVSPPAKLFHCAISPRRRPSNNASGTAISPSSATSSSSAATATTTTHNAANSNSAGNAANVTAVATQRLQRPHRPCLDFDKMQQVSL